The Chloroflexota bacterium genome contains the following window.
CGGCCTGCCCGAGCGCCGCCGATCCGAGCTTTTCGGCCGAGGTGCCGGCCGCGTTCAGTGCGCTGTCCACGAGGTTCTGGCCCCAGGACGCCAGATTCGGGATGAGCGCCAGGACGATGGCCGGCGCGTGGCGAATCGGGGTCGCCTCGAACGCCTGCGCCGTGATGACGACGCCGATGTAGAGCAGGATCGGCAACACCGCCACCAGCGGGATGACCGCCAGCAACAGCGAGACCAGTCCCAGGAAGCAGACCAGGCCGACGCAGACGCCCGTCGCCAACGAGTAGCCGATCCGGCCGCCCATCGACTTCCAGCCGGGATGTCCGATGTAGACAGCGGGCGGGAACGGGCTGCCGAGGACCGAGCCGATCACCGCGCCGGCCCCGTCAGCCAGCAGGATGTCGCGCAGGCTGTAGTTGTCGCCGGCCGCCGCCGCGCTCTCGACGTTGTTCATGCCCTCGGTGAAGTTGTAGATGCCGAGCGGAATGGCCGTGACCAGCAGCGGCCCGATGCCCGCCAGCCCCACGAACACGTCGCCGGAGGGGATCGGCAGGTAGAGGCCGAGGTCGCCAAACGCCTTGCCGACGGCCGTCGGCTGCATCATCCCGTTCAGGTTGAGCATGGCGGCGATCCAGGCGATGGCCGTCCCGAGAATCACCGCGATCAGGCCGCCGGGCAGGTTGCCGGGCAGCCGCACGCCGGCCATCCAGCTCACCAGGATGATGCCGAAGGTGATGAACGCGATCCACGGCACCTCCCAGCTCTGGAAGGCCGGCCGCATCGAGATGAAGGTCAGCGAGATGCCGGCCAGCGTGCCGAGCATCGCCGCGCGCGGGGTGTACTTGCGGATCGTCGGGCCGACGAACGCGCCGAGCAGCACGATCACACCGATCACAAACGACCATGCGAGGCCGGCCTGCCACGCCACGAGCCAGTCGCCGGTCCGCAGCTTGATCGGCAGCATGATCAGGAAGACGACGATGAACATGTGGGGCACGCTAGGACCGTACGGCATCGCCGTGACGTCCGCGCGGCCCTCCTTCTTCGCCAACCGGACCGCCAGGAAAGCGTAGAAGAGGTTGCCGAGCGGCAGCGCGATGCCGAGCGCAGGGAGGATGCGCCCGAACACGGCGTCGTTCGGCATCTGGATCACGCCGAGCACGAGTCCGCTCAGCACGATCACGTTGAGCGCCACGTTGGTGAACAGGCCGAAGAACGCGTTCCAGTCCCCTGGCACCCACCAGCGGACCTGGAACGTTGGCGAGGTCGTGGTAGCCATGCAGCCTTCTCCTCTGAGCGCCGAGCGCGACAATCAGGACGCGGGACAGCCAGCCGACAAGGACGCGCCCTCGCCAACGCCACGCAGGTGGCGCGGTCTGGCGGCCGTCATGCCGGCGTGAGCCATCATGCGGGGAGCTACGCCGGGGTCGCGATCGGCTCGGAGGCGAGCGCCGCCAGCAACGCTGACGACGGCGCGACCCAGCCAAAGATGCCGCCCTGGGCCTTGATCATCTCGAGGGCTACCCGCTGGAACTCTGGAAAGTACGAGGCGACGCAGTCCTCCAGCACCAGGCACTCGTAGCCGCGGTCGTTCGCCTCGCGGACGGTGGTGTGGACGCAGACCTCGGTGGTCACGCCGCAGACGATCAGGCTGGTGATGCCGCGCGTCTTGAGGATCGAGTCCAGGTCCGTGGCGTAGAACGAGCCCTTACCGGGCTTGTCCACGACCGGCTCGCCGGGCCGGGGCTGGAGGCTGTCCACGATGTCGTGGCCATACTCGCCACGCACGAGGATGCGGCCCATCGGCCCGGGGTCGCCGATGCCGTTCGCCAGCTTGCCGCGCGCCTTCTTGGCGGGCGGCAGGTCGCTCAGGTCAGGGCGGTGGCCTTCCCGCGTGTGGACGACGAACATCCCCAGCTTGCGGGCGGTGTCGAGCACGCGCTCAGTGGGAGGGACGGCGGCACGCAGCAGCGAGACGTCGTTTCCCAACGCCTCGCCAAAACCACCGGGATCGACGAAGTCGCGCTGCATGTCGATCACGACCAGCGCGGTCGTCTTCAGATCGAACTCGAACTCGTAAGGCTCGGCCTGTACGGTCGGCATGTGTCCCCCAGACAAGCAGGCTGCGCGGACGCCCTCTCCCTCGCCCGGCCCTGTGTGTCGGCTGTGCAGGTTACCGTTCGTGTCATCGACGTGGCTACCTCGCCCTTAGTCCGCGACGATGCGGGTGCCGGTCTGCCCGGCCATCGCCTCCTCAAGCCGATTCGGCGACGTGATGACGACCTCCTTTCCACCCCTGGCGACGAGATCGATGGCTGCGCGAATCTTCGGCCCCATGCTGCCCTCGGGGAACTCGCCGTTCGCGAGGTGCATGCGGGCCTCGGATACCGTCATCTGGGCGAGCTGCTGCTGATCCGGCTGCCGATACCGGATCGCCACCTGCTCCACCCCGGTGGAGATCACGAACGTCTCGACGCCGAGTGAGGCCGCCAGCAGCGCTGAGGCGAAGTCCTTGTCAACCACGGCCTCAACGCCCTGGTACTGGCCCGGCGCGGTCTCGACCACGGGGATGCCGCCGCCCCCGCAGGCGACAACCACGTAGCCGGCCTCGACCAGCGCCCGGATCGCCCCCACCTCGACGATCCGGACGGGCCGAGGCGACGGCACGACCCGCCGATACCCGCGTCCGGCATCCTCGACCATCGCCCAGCCCTCCTTGCGAATGAGCCGCTCGGCCTCGTCAGCCGAGTAGGCCGGCCCAATGGGCTTGGTCGGATGCTGAAACGCGGGATCGGCGGGATCGACCACCGTCTGGGTCATCACGCAGACGACCCGGTCAGGAAGGCCAACCGCCGCCAGCTCGTTCGCCAGCGAGTTGGCCATGATGTAGCCGACGCCGCCCACCGAGTCGGCAACGGCCATATCCAGCGAGAGCCGGGGGACCGGCGCGTCGGCGCTGACCAGCTCCGAGCGCAGCAGGATGAAGCCGACCTGCGGCCCGTTCCCGTGCGTCAGGATCACGCGCCAGCCGGCATTGACCAGCCCGGCGATGTGCTTCGCGGTGGCGCGGGCATTCGCGAATTGCTCGGCGATGGTGCCGCGCTGGCCGTCGCGGATCAGCGCATTGCCACCCACCGCGACGACTGCCGTGCGGTCAAGGCTCGGGCCGGTGCCCCCGGCGGCCGGGTCCGCGTTCAGCGTTGGCGCGCGAACTGCATCGACGGTCATCGTCCTGCCTCCCCCACCAGAAGCTCACGCCCGAGCGCTCGCAGCGCGTCCGCGAAGCAGGCCAGCGGCGCTCGGGCGATGCCCGCGCCGATCTGGCCCACGCCCGGCTCGCGGTGCGCGATGCCGGTGTTGATGACGGGCGCGACGCCGCTGTCCACCACCCGCCGCACGTCGATGGCCGTCGGCGCACCGGCGAAGCCGAGCGACGGGAGGGCGAAGTCGGCGTCGCGGGTCAGGGTGATGCGGCCCATCTCACGGGTGTAGCCCAGGGCGTCGTCGGGCGTGCCGCCGACGAAGCGGACGATGGCGGGGGCTGCCGCCATCGCGAAGCCGCCGATGCCCCGTGTCTCGGTGATGGCGCTGTCGCCCAGGTCAGGGTTCGCGTCGTCTGGGCCATAGCCAGGGAAGTACAACCCCTCCGGCACGTTCGCCGGCGCAGTGAACCAGCGGTCGCCGGTCCCGCTCACCCGGATCCCGAATTCGACGCCGTTGCGGGCCATCGCCGTCACGACGGTGCTGCCGGGGATACCCTGGGCGGCATCGAGGGTGGACTTGCAGGCCGCCATCGAAAGGTTCAGGAAGAAATGGTCGTTGCCGGCCAGGAAGTCGAGCACGACGATGGCGGCATCGTGCTCGGCGGCGCGCAGGACGCTCGGCGCGAGCTTGCGGGCGAACAGCGACGTGGCGGCAACGTTCCGGTTGTGGCACTCGTCGCCCATCTGGAGCGCCTGCGCGATCAGCATCCGCAGATCGACGGGGCCCTGCTGGCGGATCGCTGCGTCGAGGGTCGGCCCGAGCGTCGAGCGAATCCAACGCAGGCGGGTCAGCACCTCGTCGTCGTAGGCGCCGAAGCGCAGCACCTTGCCGAGACCCTCGTTGAGTGTGGCGAACGCGCGGGCGCCGCCAGAGGCGTTCTCCGCCACGACGACCGGCATGCTCGGCGAGAGGACGCCGGCCATCGGTCCGACTGCCCCGTAGTGGTGGCACGGCGCGAAGGTGATCCGCCCGTCCATCACGAGGCTCATCGCTTCCAGCGGCGTCGCGGCCCACCCCTCGAAGAGGATCGCGCCGACGATCGCGCCCCGCATCGGGCCGCACATCCGATCCCAGGCGATGGGCGGTCCGGCGTGCAGGATGGTGAGCGGACCGAGGCCCGGGATCGCCTCGGCGGCCGGGCGCACGCCGACCAGCATCGGGCGGGCGGCCAGGATGCGCTCGACGGCCAGGGCGTTCGCCGCGCGGACCCGCTCTCCGACCGGGTCGTCGGCGTCGTCCTCCAGGCGGGCGAGCAGCAGGCCCAGCTCGCGGTCGCCATCGGCAGGAGGCCGCCACTCAAGCTGGCGGACCGTCGCACCGTGGGCGGCCGGCGCCACGGCGAACTCGGCCACCCCGACGTTGAGCAGGACCGGTGACGCGCCGAGCATCGGCATCAGTGGCCTCCGTCACAGGTGAACGTCGCGCCCGTCACGTGGCCCACCGCCGCGGCCGGACAGGCGCCTGGATCGCGCACAACCCGGACCGCTACGCGCGCAGCCTGCGCACTGCTCGGGGCCAGCACTACGCCGGCCGCGCGGAGCGCCGCCTCCTGGCGCGCGAGTCCCTGGGGATCGGCGTCGGTGCCGCACACGGATGCCACGATGGTCAGCGAACGGCCGGCCGCCTCGGCAACGGCGCGCGCCTTGACGAGCGCTGGCCGCACGGCCTCGGCCGGATCGGTGTGGCTGCCGTACCCGAGCACGATGTCGAGCAGGATCGCGGCGGTGGATGGATCCTCAGCCGCCGCCACGATGTTCTCGTTGCGAAGCCGGAAGTCGATCATCGGGTGCGGCCGGCCGACGGTGTACTCGTCGTCCCCGAAATCGACCACCGAGAAGCGGTCGGCATCGAGATGGGCTCCGAGGATCAAGCCGGCTTCCTGGCAGAGCGTACCCCCGCTGAACAGGCCGCGCACGGTGTGCTGACCGGGAATCAGGGCAGCGCGAGCGGCGTCGGCGGTCGCCATCATGTCGGCGTTCAGGCCGTCGATGCCCAGCCCGACCGGCATCCGACCGCGCGCCACGGCGACCGCCAGCCGTGCGGCATCTTCGAGCGTGCTGGCGGCAATGGCCCCAGCCTCACGGATGGCGGCCGGATCGCCGCCCAGGAAGATGACGAC
Protein-coding sequences here:
- a CDS encoding regulator, with product MATTTSPTFQVRWWVPGDWNAFFGLFTNVALNVIVLSGLVLGVIQMPNDAVFGRILPALGIALPLGNLFYAFLAVRLAKKEGRADVTAMPYGPSVPHMFIVVFLIMLPIKLRTGDWLVAWQAGLAWSFVIGVIVLLGAFVGPTIRKYTPRAAMLGTLAGISLTFISMRPAFQSWEVPWIAFITFGIILVSWMAGVRLPGNLPGGLIAVILGTAIAWIAAMLNLNGMMQPTAVGKAFGDLGLYLPIPSGDVFVGLAGIGPLLVTAIPLGIYNFTEGMNNVESAAAAGDNYSLRDILLADGAGAVIGSVLGSPFPPAVYIGHPGWKSMGGRIGYSLATGVCVGLVCFLGLVSLLLAVIPLVAVLPILLYIGVVITAQAFEATPIRHAPAIVLALIPNLASWGQNLVDSALNAAGTSAEKLGSAALGQAGIVYDGMAILGGGAILAGMVLGAIAAFVIDRDFRSAIIYCVAGAVLSAVGFIHGTQLEVTSHTLMMALGYIVLGGVIWALSRGEAPAPVPDDAGEHGAVPAEA
- a CDS encoding cysteine hydrolase, which produces MPTVQAEPYEFEFDLKTTALVVIDMQRDFVDPGGFGEALGNDVSLLRAAVPPTERVLDTARKLGMFVVHTREGHRPDLSDLPPAKKARGKLANGIGDPGPMGRILVRGEYGHDIVDSLQPRPGEPVVDKPGKGSFYATDLDSILKTRGITSLIVCGVTTEVCVHTTVREANDRGYECLVLEDCVASYFPEFQRVALEMIKAQGGIFGWVAPSSALLAALASEPIATPA
- the arcC gene encoding carbamate kinase, with translation MTVDAVRAPTLNADPAAGGTGPSLDRTAVVAVGGNALIRDGQRGTIAEQFANARATAKHIAGLVNAGWRVILTHGNGPQVGFILLRSELVSADAPVPRLSLDMAVADSVGGVGYIMANSLANELAAVGLPDRVVCVMTQTVVDPADPAFQHPTKPIGPAYSADEAERLIRKEGWAMVEDAGRGYRRVVPSPRPVRIVEVGAIRALVEAGYVVVACGGGGIPVVETAPGQYQGVEAVVDKDFASALLAASLGVETFVISTGVEQVAIRYRQPDQQQLAQMTVSEARMHLANGEFPEGSMGPKIRAAIDLVARGGKEVVITSPNRLEEAMAGQTGTRIVAD
- a CDS encoding DUF1116 domain-containing protein, coding for MPMLGASPVLLNVGVAEFAVAPAAHGATVRQLEWRPPADGDRELGLLLARLEDDADDPVGERVRAANALAVERILAARPMLVGVRPAAEAIPGLGPLTILHAGPPIAWDRMCGPMRGAIVGAILFEGWAATPLEAMSLVMDGRITFAPCHHYGAVGPMAGVLSPSMPVVVAENASGGARAFATLNEGLGKVLRFGAYDDEVLTRLRWIRSTLGPTLDAAIRQQGPVDLRMLIAQALQMGDECHNRNVAATSLFARKLAPSVLRAAEHDAAIVVLDFLAGNDHFFLNLSMAACKSTLDAAQGIPGSTVVTAMARNGVEFGIRVSGTGDRWFTAPANVPEGLYFPGYGPDDANPDLGDSAITETRGIGGFAMAAAPAIVRFVGGTPDDALGYTREMGRITLTRDADFALPSLGFAGAPTAIDVRRVVDSGVAPVINTGIAHREPGVGQIGAGIARAPLACFADALRALGRELLVGEAGR